The nucleotide sequence AAGCGGGCACCGTCACGTTCGATCTGGGCCAAGCGATTGATGAATTTAAGGGTGGCAAGCTGGAATTTCGAGCCGATCGCACCGGGATCGTTCATATCCTGTTTGGCAAATCTAGCTTTCCGGCAGAAGATTTGCTGACAAATTTGAAAACCTTCCAAGAGGCGATCGATCGCCATCGCCCTTCTGGAGCCAAGGGCAAATATTGGCGATCGATGTACGTCTGTTCCACCATGGGTCCGTCGATTGAAGTGGACATCAGTGCCCTGCGCGACCTGACGTTAGAGGATGCTGCTGCCTAGGATTAGAAGAGTTCGGGTCCGATTTGGGCTCGAACTCTTTACAGTGGCGATCGCTTTCGTCTATGCTGATAAACCGGTGCGCGAGATGAATGAGGAAAAAGTTCGGTAAAAGATTGTGACGTCATTCAATAGTCTGGCCGCAGACAGCAGGGGCTTATGCTTAATAGCCTGCCGAGGTTGGAGGAACTGGCGAATGGTATTGCCATTTGTTTTTCCCTCGTGCTGTCTCGGTTTTGCCGAGGCGTTTTTTTTGCTCAACTTTAGGTCGAACCGATAGTTCGCGCTCGATCGGCACCACATGTAGAGAAAGGAGGTAGCATCCGTGGGCAAACAATCCTTGGCCCAAAAACAAGCGATTGTCGCATCCGTGGAGGCGCTATTAGAGGAGTCTGAAATGGTGATGGCGATCGATTACGCTGCCCTCACCGTGGGCGAGATGTCCGAGTTGCGCAACCAACTGTATCCAACCGATTCGATTTGCATGGTGGTCAAAAACACCCTCATGCGGCGAGCCATCGCCGAGAAGCCCGACTGGGAACCCATCGGCCAGCTCTTAGGCGGTCAGTCTGCATTCATCTTGATTAAAGGCGATGTAGCTGCCGCCATTAAGGCTTACCAAAGTTTCCAAAAAGGTGCCAAAAAGAGCGAGTGCCGTGGGGCCGTGATGGCCGGTACTGCCTATAACTTCGAGCAGGTAAAAGCCATTGGCGAGCTGCCTTCGAAGGAGGTGCTCATGTCTCAGGTGGCTGGCAGCATCAATGCCCTGGCCACAAAATTGGCCGTCGGCATCAAAGAAGTGCCTGCCTCTTTGGCCCGCGCGATCGCGGCTTTGGAAGAGCAGAAGAAAGAGGCTGCCTGAGGGTAGCGATGCTGACTTTTGCTCGACGACTTGCATTTATTTTTTCCCCCGAGTATTTGAAGGAGACAATCCGTGGCTGAGACTATCGACAAGATTATTGAAGATCTGAAAGGTCTGACCCTGCTGGAAGCTTCCGAGCTGGTCAAAGCGATCGAAGACACCTTCGGCGTGAGTGCTGCTGCTACTGCTGCGCCAGTCATGACAATGGCGGCTCCTACCGCAGTGGCTGAAGCTGAAGAAGAAAAGACCGAGTTCGACGTTGTCCTCGAAGAAGTGGGTGGCGAGAAGATCAAAGTGCTCAAGGCGGTACGCGAATTGACCGGCTTGGGTCTGAAAGACGCTAAGGCTGTGGTGGAATCAGCTCCCACGGCCATCAAAGAAGGTATCTCCAAGGACGATGCCGAAGAAGCCAAGAAGAAGCTGGAAGAGGTGGGTGCGAAGGTTGCTATCAAGTAATCCTGGCTCGAGTAGTCTTCGTTTTCGACGATGACGCGATATCTCACCTTGTTGTGAAAAGATGCGGGAGACCAAGCGGTCTCTCTTTTTTTTGCCCGCGATCGCCAGGACTTTTCTCGAACATTCGCGGCGGCTCCAAACCTGAAGTCAACCTGTAGAATCTGCAGATTTGACCGCCTGTCTCTTGCCTGCAACCGACAGATAAGACTAGGACAGTGGAGGTATGCGTTTGAGTTCTCCTACCTTTGCAGTTATGGATTTGCTTTCCAATACAGTTGCGCTGTCTCGGCTCCAGTTTGCAATCACCGCAATTTTTCACATGCTTTGGCCTGTTTTGACGACAGGCATGGGAATTTTTCTGGTGGTGGTGGAGGGGCTGTGGCTCAAAACCCGCAATCCCGACTATTATCGCCACGCCCGGTTTTGGGCGAAGTTGTACGTGCTCAATTTCGGCATCGGCGTGGCCTCGGGGCTGCCGATGGCATTTCAGTTCGGCACCAATTGGGCTCCGTTTTCAGAGGCGGTGGGAGATTTCTTCGGCACGATTCTCGGCTTTGAAGCCACAATGGCCTTCATGTTGGAGGCTGGTTTTCTCGGCATTATGCTGTTTGGCTGGGAGCGGGTTCCGCCCATCGTGCATTACCTCTCCACCATCTTGGTGGCTTTCGGAGCCAACCTATCTACGTTCTGGATTTTGACCGCCAACTCCTGGCTGCAAACCCCAGCAGGGGGAGAGTTTATCAATGGCAAGTTTGTCGTGTCCGACTTTTTCCAAGCCATTTTCAATCCCTTCATGGCGAATAGCGTACTCCACATGTTCTTCGCCACGCTGGAGACCTCTCTATTTGTCATTGGCGGCATTAGCGCCTGGTATTTGCTCAATCAGCGTTACGAAGCCTTTTTTGCCCGATCGCTCAAAATCGCGCTGGCCGTCGCGATCGCCGTTGCTCCCCTACAAATCTTTATCGGGCACCTCAGCGCCGAGCAAGTCTATCGCCACCAACCCTCCAAATTGGCGGCGATGGAAGCGCAGTGGGAAACGCTCCCGGCAGGACAGACAGCAGATTGGAGTTTAGTGGCCTTGCCCAATAACCAGCAGGAGGCCAATGATTGGGAGATTAAAATCCCGCATGCGCTGGGTTATCTGTTGGAGTTAAAGCCCAAACTGTCAGCGCCTGTCTTGGGACTCAAAGCTTGGTCCTATGAAGACCGCCCCCATCTGGTGGGGTTGGTCTATTACTCATTTCGCATCATGGTGGGGATTGGGCTTTTCCTCGCCGCGCTAGTGGCCGCTAGCGTCGTGCAGTGGCTGCGAGGGAAATTAGACTCAACGGCGATCGGCCAACAGAAATGGCTGCTGCGAGCCTGGATATTCGCCGCCCCGCTCGGATATATTGCGGTCGAAACGGGCTGGATCGTGCGCTGTGTCGGACGCCAGCCCTGGACGGTCTACGGCCAGATTCGGACCGCCGATGCTGCTTCGCACCTTCCCCCTGCAGAAGTGTTGACTTCTCTGGCGGGCATTACCGCCATCTATCTCATCTTTTTCAGTTCGGCCCTCTATTTCGGCAGCCGCATCATCCGTCAGGGGCCGAATCTAAAGGTACCCTTGCCCTACGAGTGTGCTGAAGCCGAGCCTATTGCTCCCAAGGCAGCCGATCGCCGTCCGTTAGAAACTCAGCAGTAAGGGGAAGTGATGGAAGCACTCGAAAAGTTTTTGCCCCAGTTATGGTTTTTCATTTTGGGGATATTTCTGTTCCTCTATGTCTTACTGGATGGCTTCGACTTGGGGGTTGGCATTCTCTCGCTAACGGCGTCTTCAGAAGAG is from Synechococcus sp. PCC 7336 and encodes:
- the rplJ gene encoding 50S ribosomal protein L10 — protein: MGKQSLAQKQAIVASVEALLEESEMVMAIDYAALTVGEMSELRNQLYPTDSICMVVKNTLMRRAIAEKPDWEPIGQLLGGQSAFILIKGDVAAAIKAYQSFQKGAKKSECRGAVMAGTAYNFEQVKAIGELPSKEVLMSQVAGSINALATKLAVGIKEVPASLARAIAALEEQKKEAA
- a CDS encoding cytochrome ubiquinol oxidase subunit I, whose amino-acid sequence is MDLLSNTVALSRLQFAITAIFHMLWPVLTTGMGIFLVVVEGLWLKTRNPDYYRHARFWAKLYVLNFGIGVASGLPMAFQFGTNWAPFSEAVGDFFGTILGFEATMAFMLEAGFLGIMLFGWERVPPIVHYLSTILVAFGANLSTFWILTANSWLQTPAGGEFINGKFVVSDFFQAIFNPFMANSVLHMFFATLETSLFVIGGISAWYLLNQRYEAFFARSLKIALAVAIAVAPLQIFIGHLSAEQVYRHQPSKLAAMEAQWETLPAGQTADWSLVALPNNQQEANDWEIKIPHALGYLLELKPKLSAPVLGLKAWSYEDRPHLVGLVYYSFRIMVGIGLFLAALVAASVVQWLRGKLDSTAIGQQKWLLRAWIFAAPLGYIAVETGWIVRCVGRQPWTVYGQIRTADAASHLPPAEVLTSLAGITAIYLIFFSSALYFGSRIIRQGPNLKVPLPYECAEAEPIAPKAADRRPLETQQ
- the rplL gene encoding 50S ribosomal protein L7/L12, translated to MAETIDKIIEDLKGLTLLEASELVKAIEDTFGVSAAATAAPVMTMAAPTAVAEAEEEKTEFDVVLEEVGGEKIKVLKAVRELTGLGLKDAKAVVESAPTAIKEGISKDDAEEAKKKLEEVGAKVAIK